A DNA window from Nitrospira sp. contains the following coding sequences:
- a CDS encoding hypothetical protein (Evidence 4 : Unknown function but conserved in other organisms; MaGe:77308234), producing MLGSPLQFAAAGIGVLLAFSVGCTHDTYQQRADIVKDHVEAFYSHLKNNHVEAAVRENEQIEAMAGQMGETVRKRAQLQGTTQVEREFALMKTANEAAAQNWLALGQYFSIKKQPAQARATYQRVIDTYTNPTDRAYREQAQRALKDLNILSPSTTHTQP from the coding sequence ATGCTCGGGTCACCATTGCAGTTTGCCGCCGCTGGCATCGGAGTCCTCCTCGCATTCAGCGTTGGATGCACCCACGATACGTATCAACAACGGGCCGATATCGTAAAAGACCATGTAGAGGCATTCTACTCACATCTGAAGAACAATCATGTCGAAGCCGCTGTGCGCGAGAACGAGCAGATTGAAGCCATGGCGGGACAGATGGGAGAAACCGTTCGGAAACGAGCGCAACTGCAAGGCACCACGCAAGTTGAACGGGAGTTTGCCTTGATGAAAACAGCCAATGAAGCCGCAGCGCAAAACTGGCTCGCACTGGGCCAATATTTTTCGATTAAAAAGCAGCCAGCGCAAGCTCGCGCGACCTACCAGAGAGTGATCGATACCTATACCAATCCTACCGACCGCGCGTACCGCGAGCAGGCCCAACGAGCGCTAAAAGACCTGAACATCTTGTCTCCATCCACCACACACACGCAGCCCTAA
- a CDS encoding hypothetical protein (Evidence 4 : Unknown function but conserved in other organisms; MaGe:77308235) produces the protein MPWTYTLLAYPRFSIAEWMSIALLLLTTLPGCLHRIEVHPVPSHPANSPIPRSLQVSISSLTIQGADHMPGIALLEWRMPDLSRATMEYIRARGTFASVSEQPADLAMRVTARLSMLARGPYVYRIRLQADMAAATEPIKSYDVERAATGSSVRWVTASDHDPIEAALQLALEDLLTNIESDRSLYLGKEPARDSTP, from the coding sequence ATGCCCTGGACCTACACACTGCTCGCATACCCACGTTTTTCGATAGCTGAATGGATGAGCATCGCATTGCTCCTTCTTACGACCCTGCCGGGATGCCTACATCGGATTGAAGTCCATCCAGTCCCGAGCCATCCAGCGAACAGCCCAATTCCTCGCTCACTACAAGTGTCGATTAGCAGCTTGACGATTCAAGGCGCCGACCACATGCCGGGCATCGCACTGCTGGAATGGCGCATGCCGGATCTTTCCCGCGCCACGATGGAATACATCCGCGCTCGCGGTACCTTTGCCTCTGTATCTGAACAACCCGCGGATCTGGCCATGAGAGTAACCGCCAGACTATCAATGCTCGCACGAGGGCCGTACGTCTACCGCATCCGCCTTCAGGCAGACATGGCAGCAGCGACAGAGCCGATCAAATCCTATGATGTGGAACGAGCCGCGACGGGATCTTCTGTCCGGTGGGTGACGGCATCGGATCACGACCCCATAGAGGCGGCCCTCCAGTTAGCACTGGAAGACCTCCTCACAAATATTGAATCCGATCGCTCGCTGTATCTAGGGAAAGAACCGGCCAGAGACAGCACGCCCTAG
- a CDS encoding Winged helix-turn-helix transcriptional regulator (MaGe:77308236), with amino-acid sequence MQLTKSDRDELPGRLVTGLSKIGLSMKSRPWRRQGRQGVGPLQVQVLSFLRTQPNRCAMVSVIAKELSVKLPTASEVIRTLELKQLVRRRRSNTDNRVVTVHLTAKGMKASQVGTGWPEALAAATQQLSGQEQADLLAILVKMIRSLQAQGEIPVARMCVSCQHFSPNAHPSSAAPHHCQFLAISLADQSLRLDCQDYVEAAPVVAKQAWERFVQEKSA; translated from the coding sequence ATGCAATTAACGAAGAGTGATAGGGACGAGTTGCCGGGGCGGTTGGTGACGGGTCTTTCGAAGATTGGCCTGTCGATGAAGAGTCGGCCGTGGCGCCGGCAGGGGCGGCAAGGCGTGGGGCCGCTGCAAGTGCAGGTCTTATCGTTTTTGCGAACGCAGCCCAATCGGTGCGCCATGGTGTCGGTGATCGCGAAAGAACTGTCGGTCAAGCTGCCCACCGCGTCTGAGGTGATTCGTACGCTGGAGTTGAAACAGCTGGTCCGCCGCCGCCGGTCGAATACCGATAATCGTGTGGTGACCGTCCATTTGACAGCAAAGGGTATGAAAGCTAGCCAAGTGGGAACCGGATGGCCGGAAGCGTTGGCGGCGGCAACGCAGCAGTTATCGGGGCAGGAGCAGGCCGATCTTCTGGCGATTCTCGTGAAGATGATTCGGTCGTTGCAGGCGCAAGGCGAAATTCCCGTTGCGCGGATGTGTGTGTCGTGCCAGCATTTCAGCCCGAATGCGCATCCCAGCAGCGCGGCGCCTCACCATTGCCAATTCCTGGCTATCTCGTTGGCGGATCAGTCGCTGCGCCTCGATTGCCAGGATTACGTTGAAGCGGCGCCCGTCGTGGCGAAGCAAGCGTGGGAGAGATTTGTCCAAGAGAAATCTGCGTAG
- a CDS encoding hypothetical protein (Evidence 5 : Unknown function; MaGe:77308237) produces MIFAFEKDLFLLKVEDTRTGSLNYMNCVLAHKMTQDKTRRGGADPPQALRPPPEAILAFAYNQVTRSAGRI; encoded by the coding sequence ATGATATTCGCCTTCGAGAAAGATTTGTTCTTGCTGAAAGTTGAGGATACACGTACGGGCAGTCTCAACTACATGAATTGCGTTCTTGCACACAAGATGACGCAGGATAAAACGAGAAGGGGGGGGGCGGACCCCCCGCAGGCACTCCGCCCCCCCCCTGAAGCGATCCTGGCGTTCGCTTACAACCAGGTCACGCGCTCGGCCGGCCGAATATAG
- a CDS encoding hypothetical protein (Evidence 5 : Unknown function; MaGe:77308238) yields the protein MYNDTVLGFNKSGKEVARIQVEEPIYIRPAERVTWL from the coding sequence ATGTACAACGATACCGTGTTGGGCTTCAACAAGTCGGGCAAGGAAGTGGCGCGCATTCAGGTCGAAGAGCCGATCTATATTCGGCCGGCCGAGCGCGTGACCTGGTTGTAA
- a CDS encoding Ribonuclease D (MaGe:77308239), with product MDSTQYITTTDGLERLCDHLATASRLALDTEFVGEESFVPRLELIQVATESQSAIIDFPAIQQSPAVQPFWDIVRNPAVEKIVHAGRQDLDLFATHAGTIPKPFFDTQIAAAMVGYGAQVAYANLVLRVHGKRLAKAHTFTNWSARPLSTDQLSYALEDVDFLLAIHDHLRTRLTKLGRSEWAHEEFSRLETIVGDTRREPQERYQRIRGWDSLKPKSAAVLRELAAWRESEAKRRNVPRGRVMRDEVLLQLARHPPRSVDELRAVRGLHGSEADRHGETILKTIHTAQALPSSAWPEIPKDRKPEPESMGLVELLQAVMKAQSAEQEIAPTLLATTADIQALVDARIQGTTPDLPLLRGWRRTLLGNLLLQVLNGEVAVKIDATSGKLTWS from the coding sequence GTGGACTCCACACAATACATCACGACGACAGACGGCCTTGAGCGCTTATGCGACCACCTGGCCACCGCCTCGCGCCTGGCCCTCGACACCGAGTTTGTCGGAGAAGAAAGCTTTGTCCCGCGCCTTGAACTGATTCAGGTCGCCACCGAAAGCCAGTCCGCCATCATCGATTTCCCTGCGATTCAGCAATCGCCGGCGGTGCAGCCATTCTGGGACATTGTCCGCAATCCGGCGGTGGAAAAGATTGTCCATGCCGGACGGCAAGACCTCGATCTGTTTGCCACCCATGCCGGAACAATTCCCAAACCGTTTTTCGACACGCAAATTGCCGCCGCCATGGTGGGCTATGGCGCGCAAGTCGCCTATGCCAATTTGGTGTTGCGCGTCCACGGGAAACGGCTGGCCAAGGCGCACACCTTCACCAATTGGAGCGCGCGGCCACTCTCGACCGATCAACTGTCCTATGCCTTGGAAGATGTCGACTTTCTGCTGGCCATTCACGACCACCTGCGCACGCGCCTCACCAAGCTCGGGAGAAGCGAGTGGGCGCACGAAGAATTCTCCAGACTCGAAACCATCGTCGGCGACACACGCCGCGAACCGCAGGAACGCTACCAGCGCATTCGCGGATGGGATAGTTTGAAGCCGAAGTCGGCCGCCGTCCTGCGCGAGCTGGCTGCCTGGCGCGAAAGCGAAGCCAAACGCCGCAATGTGCCGCGCGGCCGCGTGATGCGCGATGAAGTCCTGCTTCAGCTCGCCCGCCATCCGCCGCGATCGGTCGATGAATTGCGCGCCGTCCGCGGACTGCATGGATCGGAAGCAGACCGGCACGGTGAGACGATCCTCAAAACGATTCACACCGCCCAGGCGCTGCCGTCTTCCGCCTGGCCGGAGATCCCCAAAGACCGCAAGCCCGAGCCCGAATCGATGGGATTAGTGGAATTACTTCAGGCCGTGATGAAGGCTCAATCGGCCGAGCAGGAAATCGCGCCTACGTTGCTCGCAACCACCGCCGATATCCAGGCGCTGGTCGATGCGCGGATCCAGGGCACCACACCTGACCTTCCGCTATTGCGAGGCTGGCGGAGAACCCTGCTCGGGAATCTGCTGCTTCAAGTGTTAAACGGGGAGGTTGCCGTGAAAATCGATGCGACCTCGGGAAAGCTTACCTGGTCTTAG
- a CDS encoding J domain-containing protein (MaGe:77308240), producing the protein MPGPVGRQTMPFTQSKFIKFQQGMRQRIDSLRHKAETSLELAVDTMMESRVDSFFQVEQGLEEVIRSLIEIEDELGVIRDLSGAIRLESRLEFVEDRWDEFDSEIRERPRRRRKKVSLADMLKAASGSGDLSQGGTGVNNAMDAYAIMGVEFGCSLADVTAAFRQKAKQLHPDSNQGDRSSEPALRRMLEAYQFLKEYLSLSNVDPMPQADHPYRPTE; encoded by the coding sequence ATGCCGGGGCCGGTGGGCCGGCAGACCATGCCTTTTACACAAAGCAAATTCATCAAGTTCCAGCAGGGGATGCGCCAGCGGATCGATTCGCTGCGCCACAAGGCGGAGACCAGCCTCGAACTTGCCGTGGATACGATGATGGAATCGCGCGTCGACAGCTTTTTCCAGGTCGAGCAGGGACTGGAAGAAGTTATTCGATCGCTGATTGAAATTGAAGACGAGCTCGGTGTCATCCGCGACCTTTCCGGCGCAATCCGCCTTGAATCGCGCCTCGAATTCGTTGAAGATCGCTGGGATGAGTTCGATAGCGAGATCCGCGAACGGCCGCGCCGCCGCCGGAAGAAAGTCAGCCTCGCGGACATGCTCAAAGCGGCCAGCGGAAGCGGCGATCTTTCCCAGGGCGGCACCGGCGTCAATAATGCGATGGACGCCTACGCGATCATGGGCGTCGAGTTCGGCTGTTCGCTCGCCGATGTCACCGCCGCATTCCGGCAAAAAGCAAAGCAGTTGCACCCCGACTCGAACCAGGGTGATCGCAGTTCCGAACCGGCCTTGCGGCGCATGCTGGAGGCCTATCAGTTCTTGAAGGAATATTTGAGCTTGAGCAACGTCGATCCGATGCCCCAAGCCGACCATCCCTATCGTCCAACCGAGTAG
- a CDS encoding NAD-dependent malic enzyme (MaGe:77308241) encodes MVDLGPYSNYRLTVRLELSNTPGIFARVAAMLAEEGANLGAVDIVSATKTHMIRDVTFDVRNEAHGEKVLARLNALPDVTVLSASDRIFLMHLGGKIRVEGKIPINTRNILSMVYTPGVGRVSQAIARDTAKVYAFTSKSNSVAVVTDGSAVLGLGNLGPEAALPVMEGKAMLFKELAGIDAWPLCLSTQDPDEIVRIVQGIAPGFGAINLEDIGAPRCFDIERRLKASLDIPVMHDDQHGTAVVILAALTNALLVTGKRMEDIRIVVNGLGAAGTACCQMLLAGGATHLVGCDKEGLILSGSPEQLRACRTDLTTCIRRNAPAGTLRDALKDADVFIGLSIGNVLTEQDLDLMAPDRIVFAMANPDPEVSPELAASHCRIFATGRSDYPNQINNALAFPGIFRGALDVQASQINEEMKLAAADAIARVIPTSALSEEYIIPSLFDKTVVPLVARAVAAAARDSGVARRRAPTDIQSPLE; translated from the coding sequence ATGGTCGACCTCGGCCCCTATTCCAACTATCGCCTCACCGTCAGACTTGAGCTGTCAAACACGCCCGGCATCTTTGCCCGCGTGGCGGCGATGCTGGCCGAGGAGGGCGCCAATCTCGGCGCGGTAGATATTGTTTCAGCCACTAAAACCCACATGATTCGAGATGTGACCTTCGATGTCCGCAATGAAGCCCATGGCGAGAAGGTCCTGGCTCGGTTGAATGCTCTTCCTGACGTCACCGTGCTGTCGGCTTCCGACCGGATCTTTCTCATGCACCTCGGCGGCAAAATTCGCGTCGAAGGAAAAATCCCGATCAACACCAGAAACATCCTGTCGATGGTCTACACCCCGGGAGTCGGACGGGTCTCCCAGGCGATTGCACGGGATACTGCCAAGGTCTATGCCTTCACGAGCAAAAGCAACAGCGTCGCGGTGGTGACCGATGGGTCGGCGGTGTTGGGACTTGGCAACCTCGGCCCTGAAGCGGCCCTGCCGGTGATGGAAGGCAAAGCGATGTTGTTCAAGGAACTCGCCGGAATCGATGCCTGGCCGTTGTGCCTGAGCACACAGGACCCGGACGAGATCGTCCGCATTGTGCAAGGCATCGCGCCGGGGTTCGGCGCGATCAATCTGGAAGACATCGGCGCGCCCCGTTGTTTCGACATCGAGCGCCGACTGAAGGCCTCCCTCGATATTCCAGTGATGCACGACGATCAGCACGGCACGGCCGTCGTCATTCTCGCCGCCCTGACCAACGCGCTGCTGGTCACCGGCAAACGGATGGAAGATATCCGCATCGTAGTCAACGGCTTGGGCGCTGCAGGCACGGCCTGTTGCCAAATGTTGCTGGCAGGCGGCGCCACACATCTGGTGGGGTGCGACAAGGAAGGCCTTATCTTATCCGGCAGCCCAGAACAGCTGCGCGCCTGCAGAACCGATCTCACGACGTGCATTCGGCGCAACGCCCCAGCAGGAACGTTGCGTGACGCGCTCAAAGACGCCGATGTTTTTATCGGTTTATCCATCGGCAATGTGCTCACCGAACAAGACCTCGACCTGATGGCTCCCGACCGCATTGTCTTCGCCATGGCAAACCCAGATCCGGAAGTGTCGCCGGAACTTGCCGCCTCGCATTGCCGTATCTTTGCCACTGGACGATCCGATTATCCGAATCAGATCAACAACGCCCTGGCGTTTCCCGGTATTTTTCGCGGGGCGCTCGATGTGCAAGCCAGCCAAATCAACGAGGAAATGAAGCTGGCTGCCGCCGACGCCATCGCCCGTGTGATTCCAACGTCGGCCTTGAGCGAGGAATATATTATTCCCAGCCTGTTCGATAAAACTGTCGTTCCCCTGGTCGCTCGAGCCGTTGCCGCCGCCGCGCGCGACAGCGGCGTGGCTCGCCGGCGAGCCCCAACCGATATTCAGTCACCCCTGGAATAA
- a CDS encoding hypothetical protein (Evidence 5 : Unknown function; MaGe:77308242) translates to MDKVNCFYSPNNKVRLSVSYRPQQLLGRIDGVKSSYVISSEMRFHRSRHDGRPRPLFQLSPHRQT, encoded by the coding sequence ATGGATAAAGTCAACTGCTTTTATTCGCCAAATAACAAGGTTCGTCTCTCGGTCTCGTACCGGCCTCAGCAACTTCTCGGACGCATCGATGGGGTTAAATCGAGTTATGTGATAAGCTCAGAAATGAGATTTCATCGGAGTCGCCACGATGGTCGACCTCGGCCCCTATTCCAACTATCGCCTCACCGTCAGACTTGA
- a CDS encoding exported protein of unknown function (Evidence 5 : Unknown function; MaGe:77308243) translates to MKSMLMAIMAVAIAVTFSAPSFANDEKKKEEKKGGHVVFNDEKKKDEKKGGH, encoded by the coding sequence ATGAAGAGCATGTTGATGGCAATCATGGCAGTGGCAATCGCAGTGACGTTCAGCGCGCCTTCCTTCGCCAACGATGAGAAGAAGAAGGAAGAGAAGAAGGGCGGCCACGTCGTGTTCAACGACGAGAAGAAGAAAGACGAGAAGAAGGGCGGTCACTGA
- a CDS encoding Thymidylate kinase (MaGe:77308244) has product MSSPSTRQPNRLHTETSPYLLQHAHNPVDWYPWGAEALTASKESNKPILLSIGYSACHWCHVMERESFENEAIAAIMNRHFICIKVDREERPDLDEIYMAATVAMNNGHGGWPMTVFLTPDQEPFFAGTYFPPEDRWGRPGFGTLLKKIADYWEKDAAGVRTQAKDLTERLKGEGRIPSPVSVSESVLEDAVAQFKEDFDKTHGGFGGAPKFPPAAGLSLLLRCYRRSGDAATLAMVTKTLDMMAAGGIYDHVGGGFARYSTDARWLVPHFEKMLYDNALLARVYVEAYQATKHADYRRVACEVLDYIVREMTGPDGGFYSATDADSEGVEGKFFVWQPAEVQAAVGDADDARRYCALYDITEKGNWEHASIPNRLRPLSDVAKERNLTGDELLETAARVKPLLYRARQQRVPPGLDDKILTAWNGMMLSAMAEAARVFGGTRYRDAAVRAADFLLTTHRRPDGRLLRTSRAGRAHLDAYLEDYAYLAEGLLDLYEAGASERYLQAAAELVERIRSDFMDSEQGGFFTTASGHETLIVRSREGADGATPSGNAVAASALARLAFHFDRQEWRDAAVGAIRAYGRQIARYPRAFAKSLAVVDFLTEGPVELAFVGGGSRASTQALTRAVAGEYLPNRIIASNELSAESTLPLLQGKSLVAGQPALYICRNFSCQRPITDPKAVAEALRVHRSGVDAASGRTEALLSGAQLSGHATAQGTAAYAAKMVGLSPSGSLLAHGYTAAGSTGLTVSRLGFGTYRVDTKNPEHRQAFIQALAAGCNLIDTSTNYMDGDSERLVGAVLSELVKTGQLAREQVVVVSKIGYVQSQNLKLAEAREKSGRPYPEMVKYGDGIWHCLHPEFLADQLALSLDRLGLATLDVCLLHNPEYFLSEAAHRKARDLVALREAFYDRLQRAFVYFETQVAAGRLQYYGVSSNTVTSPADHPEATSLSRMLDTARAAAREAKQPAHHFRVVQCPMNLFESSALLTANTGVGGKETLLDVARQEGVAVLANRPLNAMPGQGGGILRLADFPLEDQPVDFVRQRARVAELEDEYRRTIAPSVPQSGQGTAPADFFNWAQELDRVRSQLQGLEHWEQIEHQMIAPHVNQVLQALSRTLSGTTAEQWEAWRDRYVPELLTLLRGLRREATERSRRRTAAVAASLDPILPQVRRSESLSRKALWVVTSTPGVTSVLNGMRTPVYVEDSVGVLHWPALEPARPAYEIAKTIAFPEDFG; this is encoded by the coding sequence ATGTCTTCTCCATCTACTCGCCAACCCAATCGCCTGCATACCGAAACGAGCCCCTATCTCCTCCAGCATGCCCACAATCCAGTGGATTGGTATCCCTGGGGAGCTGAGGCGCTGACAGCCTCCAAGGAGTCGAATAAACCGATCCTCTTGTCGATCGGCTATTCGGCCTGTCACTGGTGCCATGTGATGGAGCGGGAGTCGTTCGAGAACGAGGCGATTGCCGCCATCATGAACCGTCACTTTATCTGCATCAAAGTGGACCGGGAGGAGCGGCCGGATCTCGACGAGATCTATATGGCGGCGACGGTCGCCATGAACAACGGCCATGGCGGCTGGCCGATGACCGTGTTTCTCACGCCGGATCAAGAACCGTTTTTTGCCGGCACCTATTTCCCTCCTGAAGACCGCTGGGGGCGGCCCGGATTCGGCACGTTGCTAAAGAAGATCGCCGACTATTGGGAGAAAGACGCGGCGGGCGTTCGGACGCAAGCGAAAGATCTGACCGAGCGGCTGAAGGGCGAAGGCCGGATCCCCTCCCCGGTTTCTGTCAGCGAATCTGTTTTAGAGGACGCGGTCGCGCAGTTCAAAGAAGATTTCGATAAGACCCATGGCGGCTTTGGCGGGGCGCCAAAATTTCCACCCGCGGCCGGTCTCTCGCTGCTGCTGCGCTGTTATCGGCGATCCGGGGATGCCGCCACGCTTGCGATGGTGACGAAGACGCTCGATATGATGGCAGCCGGCGGCATCTATGACCATGTCGGTGGAGGATTTGCGCGCTATTCCACCGATGCTCGCTGGCTCGTGCCGCATTTTGAGAAAATGCTCTACGACAATGCGCTGCTGGCTCGTGTGTATGTGGAGGCCTATCAGGCCACTAAGCATGCGGACTATCGGCGCGTGGCCTGTGAGGTGCTGGATTATATAGTGAGAGAAATGACCGGACCGGACGGTGGGTTCTATTCGGCGACCGATGCGGATTCCGAGGGCGTCGAAGGAAAGTTCTTCGTGTGGCAACCGGCCGAGGTGCAAGCCGCGGTGGGGGATGCCGACGATGCCCGGCGATATTGCGCGCTCTACGACATCACGGAGAAAGGCAATTGGGAGCATGCCAGTATCCCGAATCGCCTGCGTCCGCTATCCGATGTCGCGAAAGAGCGTAACCTAACCGGCGATGAGTTATTGGAGACGGCTGCGCGGGTGAAGCCCCTCCTCTATCGCGCGCGGCAACAGCGCGTGCCTCCCGGTCTCGACGATAAAATCTTGACCGCGTGGAACGGCATGATGCTGTCTGCCATGGCCGAAGCGGCCCGGGTCTTCGGCGGGACGCGCTATCGCGATGCGGCTGTCCGCGCCGCGGACTTTCTCTTGACGACGCACCGGCGGCCCGATGGACGGCTCTTGCGCACCTCGCGCGCGGGACGCGCCCATCTCGACGCCTATCTGGAAGATTACGCCTATTTGGCCGAAGGGCTGCTCGATCTCTATGAAGCGGGCGCGTCGGAGCGGTATCTCCAAGCCGCTGCGGAATTGGTTGAGCGAATACGGTCTGATTTTATGGATAGTGAGCAGGGCGGATTTTTCACGACCGCTTCAGGTCATGAGACGCTGATCGTCCGCAGCCGCGAAGGAGCCGATGGGGCGACGCCCAGTGGAAACGCCGTCGCGGCGTCGGCGCTCGCACGGCTGGCCTTTCATTTCGACCGACAGGAGTGGCGGGATGCGGCGGTCGGGGCGATCCGGGCGTACGGACGGCAGATCGCGCGGTATCCCCGCGCGTTTGCCAAAAGTCTGGCAGTCGTCGATTTCCTTACAGAAGGTCCGGTGGAACTCGCGTTTGTTGGAGGTGGCTCGCGCGCATCCACGCAGGCGCTCACTCGGGCGGTCGCGGGCGAATATCTTCCGAACCGAATCATCGCGTCGAATGAGTTGAGTGCCGAATCCACGCTCCCCTTATTGCAAGGAAAATCGCTTGTGGCGGGGCAACCTGCGCTGTACATCTGCCGGAACTTTAGCTGTCAGCGTCCTATCACTGATCCGAAGGCCGTGGCCGAGGCGCTCCGCGTCCATCGGTCGGGCGTCGATGCCGCATCCGGTCGAACCGAGGCCTTGCTGAGCGGGGCGCAATTGTCCGGGCATGCGACCGCGCAGGGCACGGCGGCCTATGCGGCGAAGATGGTGGGGCTGTCCCCGTCCGGTTCTCTCCTCGCCCACGGCTATACGGCGGCGGGATCGACCGGGCTTACAGTGTCCCGCTTGGGCTTCGGCACCTACCGCGTCGACACCAAAAATCCGGAGCATCGGCAGGCCTTCATACAGGCATTGGCTGCGGGCTGCAATCTCATCGACACCTCCACGAATTATATGGATGGAGACAGTGAGCGTCTTGTGGGCGCGGTGCTATCCGAGTTGGTGAAGACGGGGCAGCTGGCGCGCGAGCAGGTTGTGGTGGTCTCCAAAATCGGCTATGTGCAGAGCCAGAATTTGAAGCTTGCCGAAGCCCGGGAAAAATCCGGCAGGCCCTACCCTGAGATGGTGAAGTATGGAGACGGGATATGGCACTGCCTCCATCCGGAATTTCTGGCCGATCAACTCGCACTGTCGCTCGATCGATTGGGCCTTGCGACGCTCGATGTGTGCCTCCTGCACAATCCAGAATATTTTTTGTCGGAAGCCGCGCATCGGAAAGCGCGCGATCTGGTTGCCTTACGCGAGGCCTTCTATGACCGGCTGCAACGGGCGTTCGTGTATTTCGAGACACAAGTCGCGGCCGGCCGGCTGCAATACTATGGAGTCTCGTCGAACACAGTGACCTCGCCTGCCGATCATCCCGAGGCCACGTCACTTAGCCGAATGCTTGATACGGCGCGGGCCGCGGCGCGTGAGGCGAAGCAGCCGGCGCATCATTTTCGTGTCGTGCAATGTCCGATGAATCTGTTCGAGTCCAGCGCGCTGCTGACGGCGAATACCGGCGTCGGTGGCAAAGAAACCCTGCTCGATGTGGCCAGGCAGGAAGGTGTTGCCGTTCTAGCAAATCGTCCACTCAATGCGATGCCCGGCCAAGGCGGGGGAATTCTTCGTCTTGCCGATTTTCCCTTGGAGGATCAGCCGGTGGATTTCGTCCGTCAGCGCGCGCGCGTGGCTGAATTGGAGGACGAGTATCGTCGCACCATCGCGCCGTCGGTTCCGCAGAGCGGCCAAGGCACGGCCCCGGCCGACTTTTTTAACTGGGCGCAGGAGTTAGACCGCGTCAGGTCGCAGTTGCAAGGATTGGAACATTGGGAGCAGATCGAGCACCAGATGATCGCGCCTCATGTCAATCAGGTGTTGCAAGCCTTGTCGCGGACATTGTCCGGCACGACAGCCGAACAATGGGAAGCCTGGCGCGACCGGTATGTGCCGGAATTACTGACACTGCTGCGGGGGCTGCGGCGCGAGGCGACGGAACGAAGCCGCCGGCGCACTGCGGCCGTGGCGGCGTCGCTCGATCCCATTCTTCCGCAAGTCAGACGGTCTGAATCGCTTTCACGAAAAGCCCTCTGGGTAGTGACCAGCACACCGGGTGTGACCAGTGTGTTGAATGGCATGCGGACGCCGGTCTATGTGGAAGACTCCGTAGGGGTGCTCCATTGGCCCGCGCTGGAACCGGCGCGGCCGGCATATGAGATCGCCAAAACTATCGCCTTTCCCGAAGACTTCGGGTAA
- a CDS encoding OmpA-like domain-containing protein (MaGe:77308245), with product MRALVDRLIPGCLAVLLTIGAAGCATKSGSGSGEEVLANEERIPDQVIPERAPLDLGTPVTRTSPGMRAELSARNATGAERAALPDVLFDFDRATLRIDALPLLDANAKMLANEGAKRILLEGRGDEMGTSAYNLVLGERRAQAVRSYLRQLGLDIDLRTTSYGKDRPLCFEHRQDCWQKNRSVHFVVKE from the coding sequence ATGCGCGCGTTAGTAGATCGGCTCATTCCTGGATGTCTTGCGGTGTTGCTGACAATTGGCGCAGCGGGATGCGCGACGAAGTCCGGATCAGGATCTGGCGAAGAAGTGCTTGCCAATGAAGAACGGATTCCCGACCAGGTCATTCCCGAGCGAGCGCCACTCGACCTCGGCACTCCTGTCACACGCACAAGCCCCGGCATGCGGGCAGAGTTGTCCGCCAGAAATGCCACCGGCGCTGAGCGTGCCGCACTTCCGGATGTCTTATTCGATTTCGATCGCGCGACGCTTCGGATCGATGCCTTGCCGCTATTGGATGCCAATGCGAAAATGCTTGCGAATGAAGGGGCCAAGCGGATTCTTCTCGAAGGACGCGGCGATGAAATGGGGACCTCCGCCTATAACTTAGTCTTGGGCGAGCGCCGGGCGCAGGCGGTACGCTCCTATCTCAGGCAGCTGGGGCTCGACATCGACTTGCGCACGACCAGCTATGGAAAAGACCGCCCGCTCTGTTTTGAGCATCGACAGGACTGTTGGCAGAAAAACCGCAGTGTTCACTTTGTCGTGAAAGAGTAG